The genomic region TATAGTGATCAACCACGTATGTGCCCCCTTCTCCCTCCCTTTTgttgaaaaccctgagatatagccgcggtacgaCGAAGGAATAAGGAAGAGGGTTTGGACAGccgaggagaaaaaaagaaaacgacgACGACGGagcaagagagagaaagaaggagagggGAGGTTacgaactctacacaaacgccgctgttctcggtcgttaagtgaagaccgtcggccgctGCGTGTTCAGTGGTGAAGGTAATGTCGGAAATATGGTGTTTTCAGCACAGTCTTGTCACTGcgcacctcggaatattgaattcgctaacggtttcagaaacggaatgtcccaagagtctagctccaactaccattacgcgttcagagtcctgtcgtgcggccataaccccGGTGAAAACCTtctcacaaatgacagctccaccaatgcactgccctttcaaaaCTTGTGTGCGCGATGCCACTGCTATCTGcatatgtgcgtatcactatccgatggcttttgtcaactcagtgtaaagTCCATATCTTTGGTGACTCATAAGCAGATTTTGTCAATAGttttcatctttattttgtaaGAAAGTAAGTTTCGTTTCTTACATCCCTCGTTTTACCACCACAGTACTAAGAATTGTCCTctgtcccaccccccaccccttcccctttAGAGCAAGGATATCATTTTGATTGATGCCCTTTGCCTGAACCAATGGGAGAAACTAAGAATGTTGTATGATTACGTATAATTTGCACTGACTTGGTTTCATCTCCTTGAGTGACCAAGTGTAGAGAAACCATTGAAATCTGGGGTGAACGGCAACAGAAAACTTCAGGACAGCAGATAACTGCGCAAAATACGATAAAAATTTTATACCTGAAATATGTCACTCCTTATTGAAACACTTCTTGTTAGGTATGTTCTAACACACTGTTCAACGAATTGTTGTAAAACTTAAACGCTTGCGTATCAGTACGCAGATGTGCACAGCAATATTAATAAGAGATAGGCAAACATTATAGGTTCTTTCAGCTTAAATGAAATCAGGTAGAACATAGCCCCCGTCTGTAACTTgcctacagacacacacacacacacacgcacacgcacacgcacacgcacacgcacacgcacacgcacacgcacacgcacacacacacacacacgcgcgcgcacacacacacacacacacacacacacacacacacacacacacacatttatctttGATAAGCAGAGAAAAGTACAAGATGTACAGTTACTGAAGTAGGATGTGGCAAATAATTCCAGACTAAGGGTAACTCATCATTTCTATTTGTAGAGTCCAACTACAAAAGTACATAAAAAGTACATGacatatttacaataaaataatctCAATGTTAAACAGAACTatataagaaaaaaaatgaacTCATAATTCGTTAGTTACATATCATGTATGTTCATTAATGATCGAGCAATGGACGTTGTCAAACAAACATCTATCATGGAATTAGAAGTGTTTGGTGAGGAGACAAATTTAATATTTTCGCGAGATTACTTTGAATGTAACAATGTGTATACATTCAGCACACTGAATACAGATATGTCTTAGTCAACGATACATTCGCTTTATAGAGATCAGCGATAATTTATAAGCAGTAGGAGAAGTTGCGACGATAGTGAAAAAGGTAATGAAACTAGAGAATTTACAAAAAAAGACATGCACAAATCCTTTCATTTGCAAAATAAAATCACAAATGATACGTAAAGGGAAACGAAGCACAAAAACCGCGCACTGAATAGGAACCTACgatcaaataaagaataaaacAGAGACTGAAtcgtgtggatcttggaatatggcTACAACAAAAACGGTAGTTGACGGAGAGAGCACTAAAGtgattcagtgtttgttgtggtatAAAATTGCCGAATTAGATTAGTTAAGAAGTGGGATTCAAGAGAAGTGAaggaaaaagtttttttaaaaaaaataatttacacgAAAGGTAAAAGTTTTGATATCAACGGGATAATTATAAACAGTAACATAGGAAACACTGGAGATCAGTGTTAAAGGAAAAGTGAGAATGCACGCTCATTTTGAGGACATCTAATGTCAAGAGTGTGTCATAATATCAAGGATACAACATGAAATATAAGAATGAGGTTTTGAGGACATGTAATGTCAAGAATGTGTTATTATGTCACGGATACAACATGACATTTAAAAATGAGATTCACGTGAAATTAGTCGAAGGATACGGCCCAGAGTTTCTTTAAACAACTCTCAAAGGCTTGTGCGGTACTTTATCAAACGAATAAAAAGACAAGGCCTTTTTTTCTTTTAGAAGTATTATGAAATCGTAGACTCTGTGTCGACAATTGTCCAAGGAGCATCAATCGTCGAGTTCGTTGAGAGACTGCTTGGCGAGCGGGTCGGCGCACGTGGCTGAGTCCGGACTGCACAGCAGCCCCGGCGCGCATGCGCAGATGACGCTGTAGACGTCGACCAGTTGGACGACGCTCCCGTCCAGGTAGCTGATGGACATGTTGCGCGGCTGGCTGATGGGGCTGCACGGGTCGCCGACCTCGCCGCGGATCTGGCACGAGGGGATGCTGAAGCGCGCAGTGCCTGCGACAGAAAAGCGAGCACTATGGAGCAACGGCCGGGTAAAATGTCAGTCCGTCAAGGCGGGTGGAGACGAcctcagcagcatttctaccgagTTGCACTTATTTTTGAAGGCAGAGTtgggagggggacggggggggggggggtgaggttcgtcaTGCTTCTGAGGTGTTTCACGTGGCACGCCACGATTTCTGGTATTGTATTCAGTGCGAGACAAATGGTCTCCCGCTAGCAACTGACGAAAATTACAAGGCCGTTCTAcaactcaaattgttcaaatggctctgaacactatgcgacttaacttctgaggtcatcagtcgcctagaacatagaactaattaaacctaactaacctagggacatcacgtacatccatgcccgaggcaggattcgaacctgcgaccctagcggtcgctcggctccagactgtagcgcctagaaccgcacggccactccagccggctgttctACAACTATTGTGTTTATATGTTTCCATGGGAATCTTACTTCGCACTACACACCACGTATGAGGAAGTTCAtctgtaattcaaatggttcaaatggttcaaatgtttctgagcactatgggacttaacatctatggtcatcagtcccctagaacttagaactacttaaacctaactaacctaaggacagcacacaacacccagccatcacgaggcagagaaaatccctgaccccgccgggaatcgaacccgggaacccgcgcgtgggaagcgagaacgctaccgcacgaccacgagatgcgggcatctgtAATTATATATGTGTACATAGAGGAGTGTTTAATGTCCACAACTACTTGTGAAAATATCTGACTTGGTACTTCTGGTCGTGTCTTCTCGGCTCTGATGAAGCTAATCTAAAACTCAGTTGTATTCGACCGTGAATCGGACACAAGCACTTTTCAGCCTGAGGTGAGGTAGCAAGGAATATGTAGGGTGCGTGTATACAGTTCGTcggctagtggttcaaatggccctgagcacaatgggacttaacatctgagggcatcactcccctagaacttagaactacttaaacctaactaacctaagaacatcacacacatccatgcccgaggcaggattcgaacccgcgaccgtagcggtcgcgcggttccagactgtagcgcctagaaccgctcggtcactccggccggtgtCGACTAGTGGATAAGAGGTGTCAAAAACTGTGTTGTAATTAAGTGGAAGTTCAAGTCGGATATTATTGTCTTCCACATGAAATGGGTAAGCAGTTATGGGTCCTGTCTCTCATCCAGCTAATTGTCGATCCTTCCGATTTGACGACAAGCCAATGGTTGTAATGCcgtaatattgattatataatgaggACACGAACGCACATCTTTTATAAATCATCTATTCTCAAAAAGAGTACCACAAGTTCCTAAAACCTTTATTGTAACTTCGGTGATTATTCTGTCCATATACGGACTCCTTTCTACACTTCCATAAATCAATGTAAGATGGTGCATGTGTAACAACTTCCGATAACTGCAGTGCCCAGCATTGCCCGGGATGTTtaatatctgaaacttcctggcaaattaaaactgtgtgccggaccgagactcgaactcgggacctttgcctttcgcgggcaagtgctctaccaactgagctacccgagcacgactcacgccccatcctcacagctttacttctgccagtacctcatctcctaccttccaaacttaacagaagctctcctgcgaaccttgcaaaactagcactcctgaaagaacggatattgcggagacatggcttagccacagcctgggggttgtttctagaatgaaattttcactctacagcgtgtTGTGTTTAATATCTGTTACACAAGGTGATTGCCCCTGTGCCTTCTTGATACTAACTGGAGTTTGAGCCGtctatcgactcgtgctacaccttgtgtttagattgcattggttttccttttcttcccctgacatgtttgtttgatatgttgactgtcattaagtggctgctttgttgtcttttccctctgctattgatatctgcgtttttgcttccgggaaactgctatggaggaagtgagatccttgaccggttgtaacctcgtgtggtggcgcggaagtaggggcgttgcgcgcagagagtgtggtggacacgggagggcagtgtggctctccagcgcgaagcaggcgtggtcggttgtaccgagtcgccacgtgatgtatgtcggttgtgtgtaacgagcgggtgcagttgacggaagagctccccgcgtgtcggttgtatacagaatcgccccacgagtagttgctgttcatttcgccttcgTGGGACgttacaagcttctttaaatcctccgtttcaatactggagtttaaaaggagacacgtAACATGatggagcggtcactacccgtcaacgttgcagagaagacgtgaacttcggtgacagagcgtgttgtcgcgtgatcGTGGCGTGTTGggcacgctggcgacgcgtgcgcggtcggatgtgtggatccttgccatcgcaggtcgtgtactgcctgttcgggCATAATCGCAAGTTAAGTTCGTgggaggtttaatcattaagtaataattttgtgtaaccagcgtctcctctgccttgtggcctccggcgcccgggtttcctgtccctggcaccggtgtaattgaagacagtgatctttcctcctcctctcgttactgtccgatgggaggtgtagttttggcagtttaattgtttcgctattctgtcgttgtttatgagtaaattcatgctttttgttggttgatcatgtggttgctcattcaggactgtgtggcgtAACGTTTCCTTGTAaaaggttagctctaattctgtcagcaagttaagccatcttataacaatttTTGCTGGCCAAAAATCGGTGcaatgaccagcctgagagtggcaattgtgtttacgggcgtatttaaattggtcagtattctgtctagcctgagcatccctgagtgggtgatttgtgaccGTCTTACaccgtccgtcatatctgttatgttctaattttATATTCCAGGAcacatttgtttaaaatttttttaaattcctccaagtttgtaaattccttttactgccattaatcgtgtgtttgctgagacctgtttaatttttttaatggctgtgttggtagcttcactacctcgccgtattttattaacaaagttttgtatttactttagtagcctgtttactaatgttccttaaattttttaaaattgttgtattgctataaattactatgattggcgttagcggcgtgttttaaaaggtagtttattgccgtactgctagcttctgtgttgttttaatttttttttaaactgttgtattgctataaattacttgattgccgttagcggagtgttttaaaatgttgtttattgccgtaatgctagcttctgtgtttttaattttttttattgttgtattgctataaattacttgattgccgttagcggcgtgttttaaaagctgtttattgccgtattgctagtttctgtaagatatgaataaaagatttgtgaaaatctcaactcgacagtaaactactagaaatttggccccgtttcccaacttgtggtgtggcttgtagtaaccgtaaccacatAGAGGAGTTTAAAAGTTTATTgtctgtaagcatacagtatctatcgttgtttaTCGTCAGAGATCGCTACAGACGCCTGCTCAAAAATCACCATGCAGCCCAGGTAACCGAAGCCAATACACATTAccccaactgatggaaaaaatgcgtcacagttctaatcACACTTCGAAACTGTCGTGAAAAAAACCATTGGTCACAATGAACGAGCCATAatgcaacagccggccgcggtgatctagcggttctaggcgctcagtccgaaaccgcgcggccgctacggtcgcaggttcgaatcctgcctcgggcatggatgtgtgtgatgtccttaggttagttacgtttaagtagttctaagttctaggggactgatgaccacagatgttaagtcccatagtactcagagccatttgaaccatttgaaacataatGCAACACACGTAATGGGGAAAATCAGCGTTCTTAAGACTGCAGAGGGGGCGTTAGTTGAACGTGCGTTCTCCTCTATGTACaaccacaaactgccgaaaatcgaggccctctcACCTCCCCCATGTCTTCCCCCACTCCGTGCCTCCATCCACCTACAGGGAGGACACACTCCGCCAAACGCCACGCAGCAGGTGCTGGCCGCTGTCCGTACTAGGCTTTCCGCCCTATGCCGTTTTTCTGGGCCCCCACTGTCACTCCACTGCGCAGGCTGGCCTCACCAGTCCCTCCGTCATCCTCCGTGGTATGCGGCATGCCTTGACGTGATGGTCTTAGTCAGCACAAAAGGAAATTTTAGCATAACTACACTGCCCCTCCAGAGAATACTCCAGACAGCTTTTTCCAAATCAGCTGCTTGTGAAGCAGGAAGCCTTCCGCCTAAAGCAACTGCAGCCACACACTGCAGTGTCTTCAGTATAATGCGCTCTAGCAAGTATGCTGCTGGGTGGTCAGTGTTACTGACGCCGACAAAAGCTGCACATACAACAGAGCACGACGCCGGCATCACCCAGAACAAACCCGTGATCAGTGAGGGCTATCCTGACTGCGGGTTATATGTCTAAAGGGGCAGCTACGGCCTCTTAGGGAACTCGGCCAACACACTGTTCTGAGCACTGGACTGTAATATTTATATAtaccattgtccgcagctcgtggtcgtgcggtagcgttctcgcttcccgcgcccgggttcccgggttcgattcccggcggggtcagggattttctctgcctcgtgatgactgggtgttgtgtgatgtccttaggttagttaggtttaagtagttctaagttctaggggactattggccatagatgttaagtcccgtagtgctcagagccatttgaaccatatataccaTCAATGCGACtactataataaagcaactatcaaaaaaggaaaacacaatcgcgATGATAATAAATGGTCACTTTCCACAAAAATAGGCAAACTTATTTTTCTTTTAGGTTTATAACCGACTGCAGGattacaattcgcatctcattattttgtgatgtcCAACGAAGTGCGCCATCACTGATCACAAACGATCAGCAGAGACATCtccaccctgcgtaaaatcaggaaaaaaatttcaactattttgctgcgaaaattacCGATCACCGCAGACTGTCCTTATTATCTCCAAACCGTCATTGGAGCAAAgcaaaagcgagaatttaaactctaaagaaaaaaatctatattgagcaatttctttcagcttgatgaacAAATTACTTGATCAGAGAGCATCTCTTGTgtccagtgtctgtaaataaactgtcatgcacgttgtaagtaggctgtttatgttttcttattggcaacgtaacgtagcgctctgtatgaaaatcactggctgtgctgtgtgcagtctgtggctagtttgcattgttgtctgccattgtagtgttgggcagcggcagctggatgtgaacagcgcgtagcgttgcgcagttggaggtgagccgtcagcaggggtggacgtggggagagagatggcggagttttgaaatttgtaatactggatattatgaactgctatgtatattatgatttttcaacactattaaggtaaatacattgtttgttctctattaaaatctttcatttgctaactgtgcctatcagtagttagtgccttccgtagtttgaatcttttatttagctggcagtagtggcgctcgctgtattgcagtagttcgagtaatgaagatttttgtgaggtaagtgatttgtgaaaggtataggttaatgttagtcagggccattcttttgtagggatttttgaaagtcagattgcgttgcgctataaatattgtgtgttagtttaagctcagtcatgtacaatttttctaaggggacgtttcatatgtcgacccttagccgaggatacctcactggaatcttctgatttttttccttgtggtttgtgtaattagtgtagctattgtttattgctagcgcgtaattgtagagagaatcttcttcgtagttgcagtctttcattgttgtacagtaaaacagttgtggcatgcatgtagatttgcagcaagtatttcgcagctgcgcttgcaattaactagatattattttcagtgctatgttaatgtgttcccctatttttgctcttcaaattgtgtttttctgtgttatcgtgtgaaatattgtgacaataatggcgtgtgaaaaacgtaatactaggctccaaagtaaactgagaaatgacagtgaagacgaaagcagtgcgttagcgccaccgtgtaatgaattaactaatgttcaacatagtaatttggtaattgtgcatagggaaatggagcgggcggccaacaatggcgtaggcagtgaaacaattagtgaacagggaagcattatcgatcgatcgctcggcaacagctcgcctcaggaatccaaaatgacagggcacaattttgcaaatactgtagattcaggttttgcgtcctcaccgttttctcaaataagtcaagacacattttctgcttgtcaaaacgtgaatgttgccggtgcaaatgcactgccgaaaagcgtagaggaacagattccagacactaatgcattgttattacagctaatgcaacaaatggaacaaaatcagagacaaacacagcaaaagcttcaaaagttagacgcaatggaacaaaatcttcaaaagttagacaccacacttgaacaaacacgtgaagatttaactacggagttacataaaatcgaatcgaaatgtcaaaaagtctgtaatgacgtaaaaacacaaattttgataatttccaacctattttttcgcgccatgaaaatgcattacagaatcacgaagcagtcataaaagaactgcaaactactgttcatgaaaatcatgagaccttgcaagctaaaattgactcagttgcatctaccgattcagttatgcaacttgcaaaaactcaggaaaacttaaaggacacagtagatacgatttcaacacaaatggacactctgaaccttggttcagaaaaacacacagaggaaataatttcactaacggataaagtagccgaactttcagatcagttcactaacttatctacaaatgtagatgatgatctgaatgacacaagacctgtagccatcactgacacagaagagtatgaacaaattaagaaattcaaacaaaatcagaatcaaattaatacgcaacacaaaagagaaatccaggaagtacaagatcagttggcacaagtaatacaaaaattacatatttcagaggacactcgcgctccaacacgggaagagggacttagaaatacgaaaCAACCG from Schistocerca cancellata isolate TAMUIC-IGC-003103 chromosome 7, iqSchCanc2.1, whole genome shotgun sequence harbors:
- the LOC126092377 gene encoding astakine-like yields the protein MMRQTSLSLLLATSAALILATSAGLVKKVAIPGYIDCVSSNDCGTTECCVLGTARFSIPSCQIRGEVGDPCSPISQPRNMSISYLDGSVVQLVDVYSVICACAPGLLCSPDSATCADPLAKQSLNELDD